The Gallus gallus isolate bGalGal1 chromosome 3, bGalGal1.mat.broiler.GRCg7b, whole genome shotgun sequence genome window below encodes:
- the STUM gene encoding protein stum homolog isoform X1, giving the protein MDPLPKDGESAAGGEPSRGAAPSSGVVVQVREKKGPLRAAIPYMPFPVAVICLFLNTFVPGLGTFVSAFTVLCGARTDLPDRHICCVFWLNIAAALIQILTAIVMVGWIMSIFWGMDMVILAISQGSKEQGIPQQL; this is encoded by the exons ATGGATCCCCTGCCCAAAGACGGCGAGagcgcggcgggcggggagcCCAGCCGGGGCGCTGCCCCTTCCAGCGGGGTGGTGGTGCAGGTCCGGGAGAAGAAGGGCCCCCTGCGCGCAGCCATCCCCTACATGCCGTTCCCCGTGGCTGTCATCTGCCTCTTCCTCAACACCTTCGTGCCAGGGCTGG GAACGTTTGTATCAGctttcactgtgctgtgtggagcccggACTGACCTCCCTGACAGGCACATATGCTGTGTCTTCTGGCTGAACATCGCTGCTGCGCTGATCCAGATCCTGACAGCAATCGTGATGGTCGGCTGGATTATGAGTATATTTTGGGGAATGGACATGGTCATTCTTGCAA TTTCACAAG GCTCCAAGGAGCAGGGAATCCCACAGCAGCTGTAG